A genomic region of Raphanus sativus cultivar WK10039 chromosome 6, ASM80110v3, whole genome shotgun sequence contains the following coding sequences:
- the LOC108809844 gene encoding zinc finger protein ZAT11: protein MKRERSEFEQSIKNLDIARCLMILSQTSIVKQVDVNQYTERNTSNRFECKTCNRKFSSFQALGGHRASHKKPKLSVDQKEVKHVTNSYNGTRVHECSICGQSFGTGQALGGHMRRHRSSTKVEPSQLISPVIPNVPVLKRCSSSKRVLSLDLNLTPLENDLETIFGKTFFPNIDMKFVV from the coding sequence atgaagagagagagatctgagtTCGAACAATCCATCAAGAATCTAGACATTGCTAGATGTTTGATGATACTATCACAAACCTCCATAGTCAAACAAGTCGATGTGAACCAATATACCGAGCGCAATACAAGTAACCGGTTCGAGTGCAAAACGTGTAACCGGAAATTTTCTTCGTTTCAAGCCCTAGGTGGCCACCGAGCAAGCCATAAGAAGCCAAAGCTATCCGTTGACCAGAAAGAGGTGAAGCATGTTACCAACAGTTATAATGGAACTCGTGTTCACGAGTGTTCGATATGCGGTCAGAGTTTTGGGACTGGACAGGCTTTAGGTGGTCATATGAGACGGCATAGGTCAAGCACGAAGGTGGAGCCATCGCAGCTCATATCTCCCGTGATTCCTAACGTGCCGGTTCTGAAACGATGCAGTAGTAGCAAGAGGGTTTTGTCTTTGGATTTGAATCTAACTCCCTTAGAGAATGATCTTGAAACTATTTTTGGGAAGACGTTTTTCCCCAACATAGATATGAAATTCgttgtttag